From Nicotiana tabacum cultivar K326 chromosome 22, ASM71507v2, whole genome shotgun sequence, one genomic window encodes:
- the LOC107799272 gene encoding homocysteine S-methyltransferase 1: MGIVKASALLDDLIEKAGGCAVVDGGLATQLEKHGASINDPLWSALCLIKDPDLVKRVHLEYLEAGADILVTSSYQATIPGFLSRGLSIEEAESLLEKSVKLAVEARDKFWNVVKRNPTQSYNRALVAASIGSYGAYLADGSEYNGDYGPHVCLDKLKDFHRHRLQVLVDAGPDILAFETIPNKLEAQACVELLEEENVQIPSWICFSSVDGKNAPSGESFKDCLDVINRSDKVSAFGINCAPPHFIQTLIQELKELTAKAIIVYPNSGEIWDGISKRWLPSKCFDEEKFEQFAPI, translated from the exons ATGGGTATTGTCAAAGCTAGTGCGTTGTTAGATGATCTGATTGAGAAAGCAGGGGGTTGTGCCGTCGTTGATGGCGGTTTGGCCACGCAACTCGAGAAGCATGGCGCTTCCATTAATGATCCTCTCTGGAGCGCTCTTTGCTTGATCAAAGATCCCGATCTTGTCAAACGG GTACATTTGGAATATCTGGAAGCTGGCGCAGATATACTAGTGACCTCATCCTACCAG GCCACAATTCCAGGATTTTTATCAAGGGGATTATCCATTGAAGAAGCAGAATCGTTGTTAGAGAAAAGTGTGAAGTTAGCAGTTGAAGCCCGGGATAAGTTCTGGAATGTTGTGAAAAGAAATCCCACACAGAGCTATAACAGGGCTCTGGTTGCAGCCTCAATTGGAAGCTATGGAGCGTATCTTGCTGATGGTTCAGAGTACAA CGGAGATTATGGACCACATGTATGTCTGGATAAGCTCAAGGATTTCCATCGACATAGACTACAAGTTCTTGTGGATGCAGGACCAGATATACTGGCATTTGAGACCATTCCCAACAAATTAGAAGCTCAG GCATGTGTGGAgctgcttgaagaagaaaatgtaCAGATTCCTTCTTGGATATGTTTCAGCTCAGTGGATGGTAAGAACGCGCCATCGGGAGAAAGCTTCAAGGATTGCCTTGATGTAATTAATAGGAGTGACAAAGTTAGTGCATTTGGAATTAACTGCGCACCTCCCCATTTTATTCAAACTCTCATCCAGGAACTTAAGGAG TTGACAGCAAAGGCAATAATTGTTTATCCCAATAGTGGTGAGATATGGGATGGCATTTCAAAAAGATGGCTG CCATCGAAATGCTTTGATGAAGAGAAGTTCGAGCAGTTTGCACCAATATAG